The following proteins come from a genomic window of Streptomyces sp. Sge12:
- a CDS encoding ferredoxin reductase: MTSAALRSRAWKLLEMVTTPLLPSDYLDLVSPLRAGADLRGRIEAVHPETGDAATVVIRPGRGWRGHTAGQYVRIGVDVDGVRLWRAYSITSPTNRGDGRVTITVKAIPDGKVSNHLVRRAKPGTLVQLDQPTGDFVLPQAKPAKVLYLTAGSGITPVMGMLRDSEFDDVVMVHCAPQPQDVIFRNELHDLVADKKLRLTEVHTDTDGMLDIARLDELVPDWAERETWACGPGGLLDAAEEHWTGHGVQERLHTERFRPGIVVTGDGGEVTFSATGKTVDADGATPLLDVGEEAGVLMPSGCRMGICFGCVTPLKAGAVRDLRTGEITEAEPGVLIQTCVSAAAGPCDIER, encoded by the coding sequence ATGACGAGTGCAGCCCTTCGCAGCAGGGCCTGGAAACTGCTGGAGATGGTCACGACGCCGCTGCTGCCGTCGGACTACCTGGACCTGGTCAGCCCGCTGCGTGCGGGCGCTGACCTGCGCGGGCGCATCGAGGCAGTGCACCCCGAGACGGGCGACGCCGCGACGGTCGTGATCAGGCCGGGACGGGGCTGGCGCGGCCACACAGCCGGCCAGTACGTGCGGATCGGCGTCGATGTCGACGGGGTGCGCCTGTGGCGTGCCTACTCCATCACCTCGCCGACGAACCGGGGGGACGGCCGCGTCACGATCACCGTGAAGGCGATCCCGGACGGCAAGGTCAGCAACCATCTGGTCCGCAGGGCGAAACCGGGCACGCTGGTGCAGCTCGACCAGCCGACCGGTGACTTCGTGCTGCCGCAGGCCAAGCCCGCCAAGGTGCTCTACCTGACGGCCGGCAGCGGCATCACGCCCGTGATGGGCATGCTGCGCGACAGCGAGTTCGACGACGTCGTCATGGTCCACTGCGCGCCACAGCCGCAGGACGTGATCTTCCGCAACGAGCTGCACGACCTGGTCGCGGACAAGAAGCTGCGGCTCACCGAGGTGCACACCGACACGGACGGCATGCTCGACATCGCCCGTCTCGACGAGCTCGTGCCCGACTGGGCCGAGCGCGAGACCTGGGCCTGCGGGCCCGGGGGCCTGCTGGACGCCGCCGAAGAGCACTGGACCGGGCACGGCGTACAGGAGCGCCTGCACACCGAACGTTTCCGCCCCGGCATCGTCGTCACCGGCGACGGCGGCGAGGTCACGTTCAGCGCCACCGGCAAGACCGTCGACGCGGACGGCGCCACGCCGCTGCTGGACGTCGGCGAGGAGGCCGGCGTGCTCATGCCCTCCGGGTGCCGCATGGGCATCTGCTTCGGCTGCGTCACGCCGCTCAAGGCGGGCGCCGTCCGCGACCTGCGCACCGGCGAGATCACCGAGGCCGAGCCGGGCGTCCTCATCCAGACCTGTGTGTCCGCCGCGGCGGGCCCCTGCGACATCGAACGGTAG